One window of the Pelobates fuscus isolate aPelFus1 chromosome 12, aPelFus1.pri, whole genome shotgun sequence genome contains the following:
- the CFDP1 gene encoding craniofacial development protein 1 translates to MSDCDSEDYSSSEDEDYVPSGGEYSEDDVNELVKEDDEEEDDDRSKKLEDDKSKKKKSNCISARKRKKGVLVLNTEEKTEEEKEAAHCSEEDEAPAFDEEKKLKKEELKKKKEDDLWSSFLSDVGQKAKTPPSPRPVTIPNQVEAERPKEPHKSSAQGRETSKSKEDAKVTITKVFDFAGEEVRVTKEVDSSSKEAKAFIKEQEKGSHEQSPAPTKTSVPTSSGVKRPIGMGSILGKLGSKKQKMSTLEKSKLDWDTFKEQEGIGDELAIHNRGKDGYIERKAFLERVDYRQFELEREIRLKNMKQ, encoded by the exons ATGTCTGACTGCGACTCTGAGGACTACTCTTCCTCTGAAGATGAGGATTATGTGCCCTCTG GAGGCGAATACAGCGAAGATGATGTCAACGAACTAGTAAAAGAGGATGATGAGGAAGAAGATGACGATAGGAGTAAAAAGTTAGAAGACGAcaaatctaaaaagaaaaaaagcaactGTATCTCGGCAAG GAAACGGAAGAAAGGAGTATTAGTCTTAAACACGGAGGAAAAAACTGAGGAGGAAAAAGAAGCTGCACACTGTTCTGAAGAAGATGAGGCACCTGCATTTGACGAGGAAAAGAAGCTGAAAAAAGAGGAGctcaaaaagaaaaaggaagatgATCTTTGGTCAAGCTTCCTTTCAGATGTTGGTCAAAAAGCCAAGACTCCCCCGTCCCCTAGGCCTGTCACAATTCCTAACCAG GTTGAGGCAGAGAGACCCAAGGAACCTCACAAGTCTTCTGCTCAGGGCAGAGAAACAAGCAAGTCCAAAGAAGATGCAAAAGTCACAATCACCAAAGTATTTGATTTTGCAGGTGAAGAAGTAAG AGTGACAAAGGAAGTTGATTCCTCATCCAAAGAGGCCAAGGCTTTTATCAAAGAGCAAGAGAAAGGTTCACATGAGCAAAGTCCAGCACCTACTAAAACCAGTGTGCCAACCAGCTCTGG TGTGAAGAGACCAATTGGCATGGGTAGTATTTTGGGGAAACTTGGCTCCAAGAAACAAAAGATGAGCACCCTGGAGAAATCCAAGCTGGACTGGGATACATTCAAAGAGCAAGAGGGGATTGGAGATGAGTTGGCCATCCATAACAGGGGCAAGGATGG